A single Larimichthys crocea isolate SSNF chromosome VIII, L_crocea_2.0, whole genome shotgun sequence DNA region contains:
- the plekhf1 gene encoding pleckstrin homology domain-containing family F member 1 — translation MVDHLAFSQENRERIHTVENSFGPSGKTLFQPGRVLIGEGRLMKQSRRGPQPKAFFLFNDVLVYGSIILSGRWHKKQKIIRLEDIQLEDLEDSVRMRYQWLIRTPRKSFYVAASSYEEKRAWIEHIEDCRTKLLQNNNLKPGSTFAVTWIPDEASAICMRCSNKFSVTQRRHHCRKCGFVVCGACSKKRAMIRHIHPTKWLRVCNVCHPNLSGAETEPQDISRVRGDSTGKINSDEDEVDEGSFEEEGAEEQMEDHDPSRWMDSWSPYVYIKPEHMMPQT, via the exons ATGGTTGACCATCTAGCATTTTCTCAGGAGAACCGAGAGCGGATCCACACTGTTGAGAACTCATTTGGTCCATCAGGGAAGACCCTGTTCCAGCCAGGCAGGGTTCTGATCGGAGAGGGTCGGCTGATGAAGCAGAGCCGCCGGGGTCCACAGCCTAAagccttcttcctctttaacGATGTGCTGGTGTATGGAAGCATCATACTCAGCGGCCGTTGgcacaaaaaacagaagatcATCCGTCTGG agGACATCCAGCTGGAGGACCTGGAGGACAGTGTGAGAATGAGGTACCAATGGTTGATCCGGACACCGCGCAAGTCCTTCTATGTGGCAGCCTCCTCATACGAAGAGAAGAGAGCTTGGATTGAACACATTGAGGACTGCCGGACCAAACTGCTGCAAAATAACAACCTCAAGCCGGGATCCACCTTTGCTGTTACCTGGATCCCAGACGAGGCCTCTGCCATCTGCATGCGCTGCTCCAACAAGTTCTCCGTGACCCAGCGTCGACACCACTGCAGAAAATGTGGCTTTGTGGTCTGCGGTGCGTGTTCCAAGAAGCGAGCGATGATCAGACACATTCACCCAACTAAGTGGCTGAGGGTCTGCAACGTATGTCATCCGAATCTTTCGGGGGCTGAGACAGAGCCTCAAGATATATCTCGTGTGAGGGGAGACAGCACTGGGAAGATAAActcagatgaagatgaagtggATGAGGGGTCCTTTGAAGAAGAAGGGGCAGAGGAGCAGATGGAGGACCATGATCCCAGCAGATGGATGGACTCCTGGTCCCCTTATGTTTACATCAAACCAGAGCACATGATGCCTCAAACATGA
- the LOC109136650 gene encoding U2 small nuclear ribonucleoprotein A', with amino-acid sequence MVKLSAELIEQAAQYTNPVRDRELDLRGYKIPVLENLGATLDQFDTIDFSDNEVRKLDSFPLLRRLKTLLMNNNRNCRIGENLEQSLPSLTELILTSNNIQELGDLDPLATVKTLTLLSLLRNPVTNKKHYRLYVINKLPQIRVLDFQKLKLKERQEAEKMFKGKRGAQLAKDIARRTKTFTPGVAAQLEKKKTGPSQADVEAIKVHLLKRFVFEGPSHHPPKCRMGACSIINRSLTNTIANASSLDEVERLRGMLQAGQIPDEISDNGQC; translated from the exons ATGGTGAAGCTTTCAGCGGAGCTCATCGAGCAGGCTGCTCAGTACACCAACCcggtgagagacagagagctggacCTACGAG GTTATAAAATCCCAGTGCTTGAAAATCTCGGAGCTACTCTGGACCAGTTTGACACAATCGACTTCTCTGATAATGAAGTAAGAAAACTGGACAGCTTCCCTCTGCTCAGAAGACTGAAAACACTGCTAATGAACAACAACAGGAATTG TCGAATAGGTGAGAATCTGGAGCAATCCCTGCCGAGCTTGACAGAACTGATCCTCACAAGCAACAACATTCAGGAGCTG GGTGACTTGGATCCACTGGCCACGGTGAAGACACTGACCCTCCTCAG CTTGTTAAGGAATCCAGTGACAAACAAGAAGCACTACAGACTCTATGTCATCAACAAACTCCCACAGATCCGCGTGCTCGACTTCCAGAAGCTGAAACTCAAG GAGCGGCAGGAGGCGGAGAAAATGTTCAAGGGCAAACGAGGTGCTCAGCTTGCAAAGGATATTGCCAGGCGAACGAAAAC ATTCACTCCTGGAGTGGCAGCAcagctggagaagaagaagacggggCCGTCCCAAGCTGACGTGGAAGCCATCAAGGTTCATTTGttgaaaagatttgtttttgagGGTCCATCCCACCATCCTCCAAAATGTAGAATGGGTGCATGTTCAATCATAAATAGATCACTAAC gaaTACAATCGCCAATGCTTCATCGCTGGATGAGGTGGAGAGGCTGAGAGGGATGCTGCAGGCCGGACAGATCCCCGACGAGATCTCAGACAACGGTCAGTGCTGA
- the LOC109138027 gene encoding LOW QUALITY PROTEIN: beta-1,4-galactosyltransferase 1 (The sequence of the model RefSeq protein was modified relative to this genomic sequence to represent the inferred CDS: substituted 2 bases at 2 genomic stop codons) — translation MRRVGLIWKLTNATNARQEITRMPPNKNKSLGPCPDTPPGLKGPLNVDFDYKRTLDEVRKNISSPLKEGGRYKPLDCIARQKVAIIIPFRNRHEHLKHWLYYLHPILERQQLDYGVYIINQDGEGVFNKGILMNAGFVEALKEYDYDCFVFSDIDLVPMDDRNLYRCFQNPRHLSVAIDKFNFQLPYDTNFGGASSLSKIQFVKINGFSNTFWGWGGEDDDLYQRVIFHGMSISRPDLVIGKTRXSNSERFTQXAEPVNAGKLRHTNPTMNEDGINSLKYTVKEIVKDILYTWITVDIQAPLTV, via the exons ATGAGACGTGTGGGACTGATTTGGAAATTGACTAACGCCACAAATGCTAGACAAGAGATCACACGGATGCCACCTAATAAGAACAAGTCTTTAGGACCCTGTCCTGACACCCCTCCAGGTCTTAAGGGTCCTCTCAATGTGGATTTTGATTATAAACGGACTTTAGATGAGGTGAGAAAGAATATCAGTTCTCCTCtcaaggaaggaggaaggtaCAAGCCACTGGACTGTATCGCCCGACAGAAG gTGGCGATCATCATCCCATTCCGAAATCGGCATGAGCACCTGAAACACTGGCTGTACTACCTCCATCCCATATTGGAGCGACAGCAGTTGGACTACGGTGTCTACATCATCAACCAGGATGGAGAGGGAGTGTTCAACAAGGGTATATTGATGAATGCAGGATTTGTTGAAGCACTGAAGGAATATGATTATGACTGCTTTGTCTTCTCTGACATAGATCTAGTTCCTATGGATGACCGTAATCTCTATAGATGTTTTCAAAATCCCCGACACTTGTCTGTGGCTATCGACAAATTTAACTTCCAGTTACCCTACGATACTAACTTTGGTGGGGCTTCTTCATTGTCCAAGATCCAATTCGTAAAGATTAACGGCTTCTCGAATACTTTCTGGGGCTGGGGTGGTGAGGACGACGATCTCTATCAGCGAGTTATCTTCCATGGAATGTCTATTTCTCGACCTGACTTGGTGATAGGAAAGACAAGATGATCAAACAGTGAGAGATTTACACAATGAGCAGAACCAGTGAATGCTGGTAAACTGAGACACACAAATCCGACCATGAATGAAGATGGGATTAATTCCCTAAAGTACACAGTCAAGGAGATTGTTAAAGATATACTGTACACCTGGATCACTGTGGATATTCAAGCCCCGCTCACAGTCTGA
- the LOC113746264 gene encoding uncharacterized protein LOC113746264, which produces MCTSTLTRRSSFVWSVPVHQLHCYRDYYVQKVEEEQSREEESEETAEQEQGEYEEMADEGLGMSSESEEDPMHSICSKHAVLTQEEQVEEEDSPVLQDVLMSQRHLHLPGIEEVKALALLLLELADNSDLHLVPVDLRQKIATAASSLQEHDKTTNQSHPWRSRHSSAHHELPSPSRPSLQRRRKRPTTGQQ; this is translated from the exons ATGTGTACGAGCACCCTGACGAGGAGGAGCTCCTTTGTGTGGAGTGTGCCAGTCCACCAGCTTCACTGCTATAGGGACTACTATGTGCAGAAAG TTGAGGAAGAGCAGTCACGTGAGGAGGAGTCGGAGGAGACGGCTGAACAGGAACAGGGTGAATATGAAGAGATGGCAGACGAGGGTCTTGGCATGTCTTCAGAGTCAGAGGAGGATCCTATGCACAGCATCTGTAGCAAGCATGCTGTCCTCACCCAGGaagaacaggtggaggaggaggatagtCCTGTTTTGCAAGATGTGCTCATGAGCCAGAGACATCTGCATCTGCCAGGAATAGAGGAAGTGAAGGCACTGGCCTTGCTGCTTCTAGAACTGGCAGACAACAGCGACCTCCACCTAGTGCCAGTGGACCTCAGGCAGAAGATTGCCACCGCCGCCAGCTCTCTTCAAGAGCACGACAAGACCACCAACCAATCTCATCCTTGGCGGTCTCGCCATTCCTCTGCCCATCATGAACTCCCAAGTCCATCTCGACCTTCACtgcaaaggaggagaaaaaggccAACTACAGGGCAACAGTAA
- the pop4 gene encoding ribonuclease P protein subunit p29 isoform X1 → MEAEALIQAKISPELGKVLGVQPQINSKAKSLTEAFLKNSIQNQDRHNLKAMLTHKAVVLGYARPKKSKRNSKKAKGLNARQKRAMKVFQIKPEDQRYQLFLPLHELWRQYITDLCGGLKPTCSPQFVQQKLLKADFHGAIITVVRSKCPSYVGTTGILVQEFKHVFKIITEEDKLKVIPKRNSVFAVEINGFVSHIYGNKFEQRASERSAKKFKVRGTIDL, encoded by the exons cagaAGCGCTTATTCAAGCTAAGATTTCTCCTGAGCTGGGGAAGGTTCTTGGTGTGCAG CCTCAAATCAACTCCAAAGCCAAGTCCCTCACCGAGGCCTTCCTGAAGAACAGCATACAGAACCAGGACCGACACAACCTGAAGGCCATGTTGACACACAAGGCTGTGGTACTGGGCTACGCCAGACCCAAGAAGTCAAAGAGGAACAGCAAAAAAGCCAAAGGACTGAACGCTCGACAGAAGAGGGCCATGAAGGTCTTCCAGATCAAGCCCGAGGACCAGAG GTACCAGCTCTTCCTTCCTCTACATGAACTCTGGAGACAGTACATCACTGACCTGTGCGGTGGACTGAAACCGACATG cagTCCACAGTTTGTGCAGCAGAAGCTCCTGAAAGCAGACTTCCATGGTGCCATCATCACAG TGGTGCGGTCCAAATGTCCGTCATATGTCGGGACTACAGGGATCCTCGTCCAAGAGTTCAAACACGTCTTCAAAATCATCACTGAAGAAGACAAACTGAAAG TGATCCCGAAGAGGAACAGCGTGTTTGCTGTGGAGATCAACGGCTTCGTCTCGCACATATACGGGAACAAGTTCGAGCAGCGAGCCAGCGAACGCTCAGCCAAGAAGTTTAAAGTGAGAGGAACCATCGACCTGTGA
- the pop4 gene encoding ribonuclease P protein subunit p29 isoform X2 — MEEALIQAKISPELGKVLGVQPQINSKAKSLTEAFLKNSIQNQDRHNLKAMLTHKAVVLGYARPKKSKRNSKKAKGLNARQKRAMKVFQIKPEDQRYQLFLPLHELWRQYITDLCGGLKPTCSPQFVQQKLLKADFHGAIITVVRSKCPSYVGTTGILVQEFKHVFKIITEEDKLKVIPKRNSVFAVEINGFVSHIYGNKFEQRASERSAKKFKVRGTIDL; from the exons aAGCGCTTATTCAAGCTAAGATTTCTCCTGAGCTGGGGAAGGTTCTTGGTGTGCAG CCTCAAATCAACTCCAAAGCCAAGTCCCTCACCGAGGCCTTCCTGAAGAACAGCATACAGAACCAGGACCGACACAACCTGAAGGCCATGTTGACACACAAGGCTGTGGTACTGGGCTACGCCAGACCCAAGAAGTCAAAGAGGAACAGCAAAAAAGCCAAAGGACTGAACGCTCGACAGAAGAGGGCCATGAAGGTCTTCCAGATCAAGCCCGAGGACCAGAG GTACCAGCTCTTCCTTCCTCTACATGAACTCTGGAGACAGTACATCACTGACCTGTGCGGTGGACTGAAACCGACATG cagTCCACAGTTTGTGCAGCAGAAGCTCCTGAAAGCAGACTTCCATGGTGCCATCATCACAG TGGTGCGGTCCAAATGTCCGTCATATGTCGGGACTACAGGGATCCTCGTCCAAGAGTTCAAACACGTCTTCAAAATCATCACTGAAGAAGACAAACTGAAAG TGATCCCGAAGAGGAACAGCGTGTTTGCTGTGGAGATCAACGGCTTCGTCTCGCACATATACGGGAACAAGTTCGAGCAGCGAGCCAGCGAACGCTCAGCCAAGAAGTTTAAAGTGAGAGGAACCATCGACCTGTGA